taggcatgcatgcaatcAGCCATAACGAAAATCCTGCTATCACAAAGCAttgcaatctacttaccacgagcacgatcctcagcttcctcatcaacgtccgcttccagctgctgtgactggctagtctcctcagggctggagaagagctcctggctgcctgtgtcctgagacTCCGGGGTGTCCCCCTCAACGCCAGtagcatcactgtattcatcctctacaccatcccccacttctccctgctctgaactctccattgtgctcctaggattcacggtggggtcacacccaagtatggcatccagctccttgtaaaacctgcaggttgtgggggctgctcctgagcgtcggtttccctcacgggctttgcagtatgcactcctcatctccttaatttttactctgcattgcaaggcgtcccgttcgtggccccttctcagcatggactgcgatatctgaccataggtatcgtagtttctccttctggagcgcagctgtgtttgaacagcctcatctccccacacactaattagatcctgcagctctgcattggtccatgctggggctcgtttgttgcgtggaggcatggtcgctgaatgattgattgattaattgcactccacgcctgactgagcaaacaggaaggtgatttttgaaatttcccg
The DNA window shown above is from Gopherus flavomarginatus isolate rGopFla2 chromosome 7, rGopFla2.mat.asm, whole genome shotgun sequence and carries:
- the LOC127055264 gene encoding uncharacterized protein LOC127055264 encodes the protein MPPRNKRAPAWTNAELQDLISVWGDEAVQTQLRSRRRNYDTYGQISQSMLRRGHERDALQCRVKIKEMRSAYCKAREGNRRSGAAPTTCRFYKELDAILGCDPTVNPRSTMESSEQGEVGDGVEDEYSDATGVEGDTPESQDTGSQELFSSPEETSQSQQLEADVDEEAEDRARGNSSNAAVSPASRRLQNLRRNPRKSKEELIKTVLNHYNRESRKTEEWRKSVQEWRLTESRRQELSAKRIARQMMRLLSRQTKSFESLVAMQANIYRANPQASQSTVPCPPVYPQNSFMQHPVPYYHQLPPTPITSPTNQDMFNSYPVHSTPIIMQQSNGELHQTVTIE